AGCCTTCAATTCAGAAAAGATGATTGATCGAAACAAGATCAGTCGCAGGGCGGGACATAATTGATCGACAAGGACATCAGCAGAGCGTCTTCACCATCGGGGTAGTAGCCTTTGCGCACGCCGTCGCGGAGAAAACCGAAGCTCTCGTAAAGGCCGATCGCCGCGGCGTTGCTTACCCGCACCTCCAGAAGCACGCGCTCCAGACCCTGGCAACGGCAGCGCTCGATGGCATTTTCCAGAAGGCGCCGGGCCACTCCCAGCCTGCGGAATTCAAGGCCGGTCACCACATTTAGAATGTGCAGTTCACCACACAGAAACCAGGAGCAGAGATAACCGGCCAAGTGGCCATCGAGACGCAGCAAATCGATGCGCGCCTGGGGCTTATCCAACTCGGCGAGGATCATCGCCTCGCTCCAGGGATGAATAAAACCGGCTCGCTCAACCTCCAGGACCTCGGCCAGATCGGCGCGGGTCATCGCGCTTATGACAATATCATTCACGGCAAATTGTGAGTCAAATCAGGTTCGTGCAAGAAGCGGACTGCCCGGAATGATAATGCAGGGGGGCGCCGGCTGTAAAGGAAAGAATGTTTACGGCATGGCCGGGGGAAAT
The nucleotide sequence above comes from Geoalkalibacter ferrihydriticus DSM 17813. Encoded proteins:
- the rimI gene encoding ribosomal protein S18-alanine N-acetyltransferase — encoded protein: MNDIVISAMTRADLAEVLEVERAGFIHPWSEAMILAELDKPQARIDLLRLDGHLAGYLCSWFLCGELHILNVVTGLEFRRLGVARRLLENAIERCRCQGLERVLLEVRVSNAAAIGLYESFGFLRDGVRKGYYPDGEDALLMSLSINYVPPCD